From a single Candidatus Saccharibacteria bacterium genomic region:
- a CDS encoding DUF378 domain-containing protein, producing MENLSAHKVAMALMVIGGLNWLLVGLSEKDLLVGYLKLDFDLARVVYVLVGLATLYVLWAKMGGKKSAE from the coding sequence ATGGAAAACCTAAGCGCACACAAAGTAGCGATGGCCCTGATGGTGATCGGCGGACTCAACTGGCTGTTGGTTGGGCTTTCTGAAAAAGACCTACTAGTCGGTTACCTGAAACTAGACTTCGACCTTGCCAGGGTAGTCTACGTGCTTGTGGGCCTAGCAACACTCTACGTTCTTTGGGCTAAAATGGGCGGAAAAAAGTCAGCTGAATAA
- a CDS encoding transglycosylase family protein — translation MAQENETTYVRIYNANEEIKNPDIIYPGQKLRIPKADEQLTDRALPVVAPVVVTKPKASTHRQTTTQPQAAAPVAPSGSVWDRLAQCESGGRWNINTGNGFYGGVQFDYGTWLSNGGGAYAPRADLATREQQIDIATRLQSRRGWGPWPACARKLGLL, via the coding sequence ATAGCACAAGAAAACGAGACGACTTATGTGCGAATTTATAACGCTAACGAAGAAATTAAAAACCCAGATATTATTTATCCGGGTCAAAAACTGCGCATTCCTAAGGCAGATGAGCAGCTTACAGACAGAGCTTTGCCTGTAGTTGCGCCAGTTGTGGTTACTAAGCCAAAAGCTAGCACACATCGTCAAACTACGACTCAGCCGCAAGCAGCCGCGCCAGTTGCTCCAAGCGGTAGCGTTTGGGACCGTTTAGCACAGTGCGAATCAGGTGGACGCTGGAACATCAACACTGGTAATGGTTTCTACGGTGGAGTCCAGTTTGACTACGGGACTTGGCTTTCTAATGGCGGTGGCGCCTACGCACCACGCGCTGATCTAGCCACACGAGAACAACAGATCGATATTGCGACTCGTCTTCAATCCCGCAGAGGCTGGGGCCCTTGGCCAGCCTGCGCACGTAAGCTTGGCTTACTATAG
- the cyoE gene encoding protoheme IX farnesyltransferase has translation MIKVYLLLTKPGIVLGNLLAAVGGFMLAYSLGGTTAFRWAAFWAFMISTALIIASAGIINNYIDRNIDKKMERTKSRAFVLGSVVVSRALSLAVLLAICGFMLLYFHTNKVAFLAGIVGFLGYLIPYGLAKRHGSYGTLVGSIPGAVPPLAGYLSFAGRIDVTAIWLFTAMVLWQMPHFYAIAVRRLDDYKNASIPVLPSVHGVNRTVKSSLFYLALFVVAVAMVFRTQPRGAWVFIGIMTAMGAWWMYVGYKGFRALDKVVWARKFMKASVKVLLVWSLLMLVTPLL, from the coding sequence GTGATAAAGGTTTACTTACTCTTAACAAAGCCCGGTATAGTGCTTGGTAACCTTCTGGCTGCAGTAGGCGGTTTCATGCTAGCCTATTCTTTAGGTGGTACTACTGCTTTTAGGTGGGCGGCTTTTTGGGCGTTTATGATTTCTACTGCTCTAATTATTGCTAGCGCCGGGATAATAAATAACTATATTGATAGAAACATTGATAAAAAAATGGAGCGAACCAAGAGTAGAGCCTTTGTCTTGGGTTCCGTCGTTGTTAGTAGGGCTTTATCTCTAGCAGTTTTATTGGCAATTTGCGGTTTTATGTTGCTGTATTTTCATACTAATAAAGTTGCTTTTTTAGCTGGGATAGTTGGCTTTTTGGGGTATCTAATACCATATGGGCTGGCTAAGCGCCATGGATCTTATGGCACGCTTGTTGGCAGTATCCCTGGTGCCGTTCCGCCGCTAGCTGGATACTTAAGTTTTGCTGGGCGTATTGATGTCACTGCGATCTGGCTATTTACTGCAATGGTATTGTGGCAGATGCCTCATTTTTATGCCATCGCCGTTCGCCGCCTTGATGATTATAAGAATGCCTCTATACCTGTTCTGCCGTCCGTTCATGGCGTTAACCGTACTGTCAAATCCAGCTTATTCTATCTTGCATTATTCGTAGTGGCTGTGGCAATGGTTTTTCGGACGCAGCCCAGAGGGGCTTGGGTGTTCATCGGAATCATGACGGCTATGGGCGCCTGGTGGATGTACGTTGGTTACAAAGGTTTTCGCGCCCTAGATAAGGTAGTCTGGGCGCGAAAATTCATGAAAGCTTCAGTTAAGGTTTTACTAGTTTGGAGTCTTTTAATGCTAGTAACGCCGTTACTATAG
- a CDS encoding COX aromatic rich motif-containing protein, whose protein sequence is MKQIKRHKKQKMSIFLVFLGFLGLILLMAYFLAGQDVALLQPKGFISHEQFKLSMTVLAIVLAIGIPSVGLLYLIVWRYRDTNTKATRETESERSALFLFVLWMIPISVGVLISLIVWESTHRLAPQKPISEIEKPLVVKVVAMRWKWLFLYPEQQIASLNYVQIPENTPVRFEVTADDAPMTSFWIPHLSGQIYSMTGHVNRINVMGTEVGDYTGSTPEINGEGFAGMRFKTRVSSAQDFEAWVISTKANNNTLSLSKYDELLLPTEKTDSVFYASYDQNLYDKMLMKYMSMHGDDSETNHEGHH, encoded by the coding sequence ATGAAACAAATCAAGAGACATAAAAAACAGAAGATGTCGATATTTTTGGTATTTTTAGGCTTTTTAGGGCTAATACTACTGATGGCCTACTTCCTGGCTGGTCAAGATGTGGCGCTATTACAGCCTAAAGGTTTTATATCCCACGAACAATTCAAATTGTCGATGACGGTCTTAGCAATTGTTTTAGCAATTGGGATTCCCTCTGTGGGATTGCTATATTTAATTGTCTGGCGATACCGTGATACCAACACCAAGGCCACTCGCGAAACAGAATCAGAACGCAGTGCGCTATTCCTGTTTGTGCTTTGGATGATACCAATTAGCGTCGGGGTACTTATTTCACTGATAGTTTGGGAGTCTACCCACCGCCTAGCACCACAAAAACCAATTAGTGAGATCGAAAAACCTCTGGTGGTTAAGGTTGTTGCGATGCGTTGGAAATGGTTATTCCTTTACCCAGAGCAGCAAATCGCTTCGCTGAACTACGTTCAAATTCCCGAAAACACACCCGTTAGGTTTGAGGTAACGGCCGACGATGCGCCTATGACCTCTTTTTGGATACCGCATTTGAGCGGGCAAATATACTCAATGACAGGACATGTTAATAGAATCAACGTAATGGGTACCGAAGTAGGTGACTATACTGGTAGCACCCCTGAGATTAATGGTGAAGGATTCGCTGGAATGAGATTTAAAACCCGTGTTAGCTCGGCGCAAGACTTTGAGGCATGGGTAATTAGTACAAAAGCTAATAACAACACCCTTTCTTTAAGTAAATATGATGAACTACTACTGCCAACCGAAAAAACGGACAGTGTTTTTTACGCAAGCTATGATCAAAATCTCTATGATAAAATGCTTATGAAATACATGTCGATGCACGGCGACGACAGCGAAACTAATCACGAAGGGCACCATTGA